DNA sequence from the Terriglobales bacterium genome:
GGCCGGCGCCTTGATCACGATGAAACTTGCTAGGCTCGATAGAAGCATGGGTGAATTCACTCCTCCTCAGAATGTCTCGCGAATCTTGGCTCCCCGCTCCCGCGGAGAGGTCTTGCTCGGTCCTGGAACGGGACCGCCCTGCTCACTCCGGCCTCGTCCGGCGGGGAACGAGGCCCACACTCGTTCTAGCCGCCGGTCAGGTTGAAGTTCACGGTGATCTGGGTGTCCACTTCCACCGGCTCCCCGCTCAGCAGATAGGGCTTGTAGCGCCACTGCTTGACGGCATCGAGGGCCGACTGGATGAGCATGGGGTGGCCGCTGACCACGCGCAGATTCTCGATGGTGCCCTCCTTGCTGATCACCGCCTGCAGCACCACCGTCCCCTGCACCCGGGCCATCTTGGCCATGGGCGGATACACGGGCTGCACCTGCTGGATGAGCATGCCCTGGGCCACGCCCGAGGAGACGCGGATGCGCTGCGGGGCCGCCACTTTGGGCATGGCCACGGGAGCGGAGCCGATGATGCCTCCGATCACGCCGCCCAGCGAACCTCCGGGCACGCCTCCGGGCACGCCTCCCACCACTCCTCCGGTGGAACTCACCGGCGGCGGGGGCGCGTCCTCCTGGATCATCTTGACCTTCTCCGGGATCTTGGTGGGGGTGCGCAGCTCGCCGTTGACGATGTCGCTCTCCACCTTGACCACCTTGATCTGCTGGGCCGCAGCCGGGGGGGGCGGCGGCGGGGGCGGAGGCGGCGCCACCAGGAAGCTCATCAGTTGCTGTTTGGGCAGGGCTTCGGTGTAGATCAGGGGCAGCAGAATCATCACCCCGATCGCCAGCCCCTCCAGAAGGAACGAAAGCAGTGTGGTCCAGCCCCGCTTGGTTCTGATCCGGCCTGCCGACTCCACTAGGCTGTCTTCAAACATTTGTTTATCTCCTGCAACCTGTACTACTTAGACACCGGATCCGCTGGGAAGGCTCCCGGTCTCCACAGCAGCGGTCTCCCGCTCCTGTTTCGGGTGCGGGCTAGGCCCGCGCCCGGATCTTCTCGCGGTTGCCCGCGTCCTTGCCGGACGACGCTTCCCGCGTCGGGCCGTTCTCCTGGGCGCGGCGCCCGCCGCCCCCCGGCATGGGTCCCCGTCCCGATCGCTGCACCCGCCAGTTCTGGTAGGCCACCAGCATGGGGGCCGCAACTGCGATCGAAGAGTATGTACCTATCAGGATGCCTATGACCAGCGCAAAAGAGAACCCATGCAAAACTTCCCCCCCGAACAGGAACAGGGAGAGGACGGTGAGGAAAGTCAGCCCCGAGGTCAGGATGGTCCGGCTCAGCGTCTGGTTGATGCTCTTGTTGACGATGTCTTCCATCCTCTCGCGCCGCAGCAGCTTCAGGTTCTCGCGGATGCGGTCGAAGACCACGATGGTGTCGTTCATGGAATAGCCCACCAGGGTGAGGATGGCGGCGATCACGGTCAGCGAGATCTCCTTGTTGGCCAGCGAGAACGCTCCCACCGTGATCAGGGTGTCGTGGAAGCAGGCCACCACCGCGGCCACGCCGTAGATCCACTCGAAGCGGAAGGCCAGGTACACCAGCATGCCGGCCAGCGAATACAACGTGGCCAGCAGCGCCTGCCGCCGCAACTGCGCCCCCACCTGCGGACCCACGATGCTTCCCCCGCGTTCCGCGAAGTTCGATAGGTAGAAATCCGACTGCAGCCGCTGCAGCACCGGCTCCGGCGCGGCTCCCTTCAGCTCGTCGAAGGAGTGCAGCACGCCGCCCAGCTTCTTGTCGCGCTGGTCCACGAGGGCTTGCGCGATCTGGGCATAACGCTGGGCCGCGTCCGTCCCCAAGTGCAAGGGGTCCTTTTCCAGCAGATCGGCCTGCAGCGCCTGCACGTCGGTGTTGTTCAGGTCGAGCTTGCCCTCGGGCGCGGCGCCCGACAGCGCGCGCAGGATGGCCAGCTTGCCCTTATCCAGCGCCGCCTCGCTGGTCTCGCTCAGCGGCAGCGAGATCAGCACCTCGTTGTTGGCGGCCGGGCCGTAGGTCTGGATGCGGCTGTCGCGCAGCCCTGCCTTGTCCATCAGCGACCGGATCTGGTCGGCGTTGGGCGCGCTGGTGAACTTGACCTGGACGATGGTGCCACCCCGGAAGTCCACCCCTAGGGGGATGTGGTGCCAGAAGAGCATGGAAAGCACCCCCGCCACGCTGAAGATCAGCGAGAAGGCGAGGAAGTACCACTTCTTCCCCAGGAAATCGATGTTGGTGTCGCGAAAGAATTCCACGTTGTTTATGACTTCAGCGGCGCCTGGCCGGTGCTAGCTCCGGCCCACAACCCAATCTTGTTTCAGACACCGCTGCTCCCCGAAAAGTTCCCGCTGACTCCCAGCTACTGACTCCCAACTCCCTTTCAGATACTGATGGCCTCGCCCCGCTGTTTGCGGTTCAAGATGGCGTCGAAGATGG
Encoded proteins:
- a CDS encoding TonB family protein, translating into MILLPLIYTEALPKQQLMSFLVAPPPPPPPPPPAAAQQIKVVKVESDIVNGELRTPTKIPEKVKMIQEDAPPPPVSSTGGVVGGVPGGVPGGSLGGVIGGIIGSAPVAMPKVAAPQRIRVSSGVAQGMLIQQVQPVYPPMAKMARVQGTVVLQAVISKEGTIENLRVVSGHPMLIQSALDAVKQWRYKPYLLSGEPVEVDTQITVNFNLTGG
- the secF gene encoding protein translocase subunit SecF → MEFFRDTNIDFLGKKWYFLAFSLIFSVAGVLSMLFWHHIPLGVDFRGGTIVQVKFTSAPNADQIRSLMDKAGLRDSRIQTYGPAANNEVLISLPLSETSEAALDKGKLAILRALSGAAPEGKLDLNNTDVQALQADLLEKDPLHLGTDAAQRYAQIAQALVDQRDKKLGGVLHSFDELKGAAPEPVLQRLQSDFYLSNFAERGGSIVGPQVGAQLRRQALLATLYSLAGMLVYLAFRFEWIYGVAAVVACFHDTLITVGAFSLANKEISLTVIAAILTLVGYSMNDTIVVFDRIRENLKLLRRERMEDIVNKSINQTLSRTILTSGLTFLTVLSLFLFGGEVLHGFSFALVIGILIGTYSSIAVAAPMLVAYQNWRVQRSGRGPMPGGGGRRAQENGPTREASSGKDAGNREKIRARA